From Mycolicibacterium nivoides, a single genomic window includes:
- a CDS encoding TetR/AcrR family transcriptional regulator: MGYHHGDLRAVILAQAAELVAERGADGISLRELARAAGVSHAAPAHHFTDRRGLFTALATEGFQLLAAALTDARPQFIDAAKAYVRFALDHPGHYEVMFDKSLYDDTAAELVAASSAAGAELNRGVGTLADPKAAADPDGAALAAWSLVHGFSMLWLNDAIDTAGDPIAKVESLAAILFDK, from the coding sequence ATGGGCTATCACCACGGCGACCTCAGGGCCGTGATCCTCGCTCAGGCCGCCGAACTGGTGGCCGAGCGCGGCGCCGACGGCATCTCGCTGCGCGAACTCGCGCGCGCTGCGGGCGTCTCACACGCGGCGCCCGCCCACCACTTCACCGACCGGCGCGGGTTGTTCACCGCACTGGCCACCGAAGGGTTTCAGCTTCTGGCCGCAGCCCTGACCGACGCCAGACCGCAGTTCATCGACGCCGCCAAGGCCTACGTGCGCTTCGCCCTCGACCACCCCGGCCACTACGAGGTGATGTTCGACAAATCGCTCTACGACGACACCGCCGCCGAGCTGGTCGCAGCCTCGTCGGCCGCCGGAGCGGAGCTGAACCGCGGCGTCGGCACCCTGGCCGATCCGAAGGCCGCCGCCGATCCGGACGGTGCGGCGCTGGCCGCTTGGTCTCTGGTGCATGGATTTTCGATGCTGTGGCTCAACGACGCGATCGACACCGCGGGCGATCCGATCGCCAAGGTGGAGAGCCTGGCCGCGATCCTGTTCGACAAGTAG
- a CDS encoding DoxX family protein, whose protein sequence is MAVFLTLILGSVAARLIGMLGMDYLDSWPEAIAVGLAAMFVMTGGAHFVNPLRRDMIAIVPPALPAPAALVTVTGVLELAGAAGLLYPPTRVAAAVCLFLLMLAMFPANVYAARMPNPPKSMTSRLGVRTAEEAVYLAAAVVVAVGGS, encoded by the coding sequence ATGGCCGTCTTCCTGACCCTGATTCTGGGTAGTGTGGCCGCCCGGCTGATCGGCATGCTGGGCATGGACTACCTCGACAGTTGGCCCGAGGCGATAGCGGTCGGACTGGCCGCGATGTTCGTCATGACCGGCGGCGCGCACTTCGTCAATCCGCTGCGGCGCGACATGATCGCCATCGTGCCGCCGGCGCTGCCCGCCCCGGCCGCCCTGGTGACGGTCACCGGCGTGCTGGAGTTGGCCGGCGCCGCAGGCCTGCTCTACCCGCCCACCCGCGTGGCGGCCGCCGTGTGCCTGTTCCTGCTCATGCTGGCGATGTTCCCGGCCAACGTCTACGCGGCCAGGATGCCGAACCCACCGAAGTCGATGACCTCGCGGTTAGGCGTCCGGACCGCCGAAGAGGCTGTCTACCTGGCCGCGGCCGTAGTTGTCGCCGTCGGCGGCAGCTAG